One stretch of Candidatus Palauibacter polyketidifaciens DNA includes these proteins:
- a CDS encoding segregation/condensation protein A — protein MTAVPNRLPSQRAAQPFVVELDRFQGPLDLLLHLIRSQDIDIFDIPISTITRQFQEALTEGLDRVELDRAGEFLELAATLVHIKAQLLLPGRSDTEWEDDPRAELVRRLLEYELFQEVARTLGAAELERRRHMSKGFLPPRPPREAEDLELATTLGDFLAVLGDIRAADPATAHVAPIRIVPVEDKIVVIRRLLGESRRVPFNRLFDSWQERQHVVAALLACLELARQQLLRLEQVKRFGAIWLFGPRSRDNGGEGTA, from the coding sequence TTGACGGCGGTTCCCAATCGACTTCCAAGCCAGCGGGCGGCGCAGCCGTTCGTCGTGGAGCTCGACCGGTTTCAGGGTCCCCTGGATCTCCTCCTGCACCTCATCCGGTCGCAGGACATCGACATCTTCGATATCCCGATCTCCACCATTACCCGGCAGTTCCAGGAAGCCCTCACCGAGGGCCTTGATCGCGTGGAGCTCGATCGCGCCGGGGAGTTTCTGGAGCTCGCCGCGACCCTCGTCCACATCAAGGCGCAACTCCTGCTGCCGGGGCGCAGCGACACGGAATGGGAAGATGATCCCCGGGCCGAACTCGTGCGGCGCCTCCTGGAGTACGAGCTGTTTCAGGAGGTTGCGCGGACTCTGGGCGCGGCCGAACTGGAGCGGCGGCGACACATGTCGAAGGGCTTCCTGCCTCCGCGACCGCCGCGCGAGGCCGAGGACCTCGAACTCGCGACGACGCTCGGCGACTTCCTGGCGGTGCTCGGCGATATCCGGGCCGCGGATCCCGCGACGGCGCACGTCGCCCCCATTCGCATCGTCCCGGTCGAGGACAAGATCGTCGTCATCCGACGTCTGCTGGGCGAGAGCCGTCGGGTGCCGTTCAACCGGCTATTCGATTCGTGGCAGGAGCGGCAGCACGTCGTCGCGGCGCTGCTCGCCTGTCTGGAGCTCGCCAGACAGCAGCTCCTGAGGCTCGAGCAGGTGAAGCGATTCGGGGCGATCTGGCTGTTCGGACCCCGCTCGCGGGATAACGGGGGAGAGGGAACGGCGTGA
- the rpsT gene encoding 30S ribosomal protein S20 has translation MPNNESQKKRLRQSRARRLRNRQVRSEIRTRTKHLLATKSPDEATPALSELYRILDRATRRNVIKANAAARQKARAARHVNSLG, from the coding sequence ATGCCGAATAACGAGAGTCAGAAGAAGCGGCTGCGCCAGTCGCGTGCGAGGAGACTCCGGAACCGCCAGGTGCGGTCCGAGATCCGGACGAGGACGAAGCACCTCCTCGCGACGAAGTCGCCGGACGAGGCCACGCCGGCGCTGTCCGAACTGTACCGCATTCTCGACAGAGCGACCCGCCGAAACGTCATCAAGGCAAACGCCGCCGCCCGTCAGAAGGCGCGAGCGGCCCGGCACGTCAACAGCCTGGGGTAG